Genomic window (Planococcus sp. MSAK28401):
TCCCAAGTCCCGTCAGCATCGGAGAGATGGAAATTCTCAATACGTGCTTGACCATGATGCCTTTTTCCTTTAAGCCGCGCGTTCTGCCATATAAAACATAGGCCTCTTCCAATTCCTCCAGCACACTTGCTCGCAACAGCCGTGTATAAATGGCGATCAAAGCAAGTGACAGCGTAATGCTAGGCAAAACGAAGTGTTGCCATGTCCCCCGGCCTTCAACCGGAAACAAGTCCAGTTTGACGGCAAAGAAGAAAATCAATACATAGCCAAGCCAGAACTGCGGAATCGATGCGCCTAAATAGGAAAGCAGCCGGCTGAAATGATCCAGCCAGCTGTTCTTATAGACCGCTGATAAAAATCCGAGCGGCACACTTACAATGATAGCGACTAAAATACTGCTGAAGGCCAGTTGAAGCGTTGCCGGCAGCCGCGTCGCGATTTCCTGCCATACCGGCGTGTTCGTTACGTAAGAGTTGCCAAAGTCAAACCGCACGATATCTGCGACCGTCTGAAAATATTGGACAATCAGCGGCCGGTCCAAGCCGAATTCCTGGCGCTTTTCAGTCAGCAATTCTTCTGTCGGATGAATATTGGAAGCCGCCAGATACGCTTGTGCGGGATCTACCGGCGACAAGCGCACCAACACGAACATCAAGAAAATCGCAAAAAGAATAATTGGAACAACCGCAAAAAGCCGTTTTATGAGATAGATGACCATTGGATTGCCCTCCTGTTATCACTTACTTACTGAAATATCATTGAATGGATGTTCGTCGCGGTTGGCCGGAAATTCAAAGGACTCGATATCGTTTTGATAGGCCACCGTCTTTTTCATATAGGAAATCGGAATGAAGACCGATTGTTCCTGCAAAGTCGTTAAAATAGTGCCATATAATTCCTGGCGTTTCGTTTCATCGGTAGAAGCCAACGCTTCGCGCACCTGCTCGTCCAGTTCGGTTTTCATCGGCAGATTGGAATGCGCTTCTGCCACGCCCCAGCCGTCTTCAGCGACGACATTGATCATGGAATGCGGATCATAAGGAGCCCCGTAGTTGTACCAGAAATCCAAATCGAAGTTGCCCGCTTTGCGGCGCTCGATTTGCTCGGTCAATTCCAAGCCTGCAATGTTCAGCTTGACGCCGATCGCTGACCATTCCGCCTGAAGCGTTTCGGCCATTGCTTTTTGAATCGGGTCGGTCTTGTCGTAGATCAATTCCAGTTCGAGCGGCTGTCCGTCTTTTTCACGGACAGCGCCGCCGGACTCCAGTTTCCAACCAGCTTCGTCCAAATAAGAAGCCGCTTTTTCCACGTCATATTCGATTGCTTCGATATCTTCTTGCGCATATGGGAAATTGGATGACAGAATCGAATCCGCTTTTTCTTCAAGGCCAAGCGTGATGCCTTCGACCATCGCTTGTTTATTGAACCCATGATGGAGCGCCAAGCGCACATTCAAATCAGACAGTTTTTCGCTCGTTGAATTCACAAGCATCGTTCTCGTCGCCACCGGATCGGATAGATCAGTCGTGTATTCACCGGTTTCTTTCAAATAATTGAACGAATCCATGCTGACGACGCCTTCACCGTAAATCAAGTCAAGCTCGCCTTTTTCAAAAGCAAGGACGCGCGTTTCCGCATCCGGAATGATTTTGATGGTCACTTCTTCTAATTCCGGACTTTCTCCCCAGTAATCGGGATTGCGTTTGAAAACCGCATATTCATCTGTTTTATACTCGTCCAATACCCAAGGCCCGGTCCCTACTGGTTCTGTGATTCCTTTGGATGTATCGCCATCTTCCGGGAAGCCCGCTTCGCCAAGCATCCGCACCGGGCGCACGACCGCTAAATCCTGCAAAGCCGGGTAATACGCTTGTGTCAGCACCATTTTGAATGTCAGTTCATCCACGACTTCGATCTTGTCGAGCACGTTGATGACGCCAAGCCAGCTGTGGGAATTTTTATTGGCCAGGACTGCATCAAAATTCTTTTTCACCACTTCTGAAGTGAGCGATGAGCCATCCGTAAACTTGACGCCTTCGCGCAGATTGAATGTATATTCACGGCCGTCTTCCGACACTGTCCATGACTCGGCCAAGTGGGGTTTCACTTCTCCGCCTTCTTCGTAGCTGACAAGCGGCTCGTAAATCATCGATTGAGTGATCAATTGTGACGGATTATAGACATGTGGATTCATCGGACCGATATCACGCGGCCAAGACATCGTAATGGAATTCGGGTTATCGGTTTCTGCATCAGCCGAACCCGCAGCATTGTCATCCGAGCAAGCGGACAAGGCAAGCGCTGCACAAGCGGCCAGTGCTAAAAACAAGTTCTTTTTGCTGTTATGTATTTTCATGGGTAATGTATTCCTCTCTCATTTCAATTACTGATAATGATTCTCAATTTCACTCCTGTAAATATAATAATATATCGGCAGTTTGTCAATGCGCATTTGAATTAATATGCACCTTAAACAGCCGTTCTGTTCGCCGGCAATGAAAAATCCCTCCAATTATAAGGAAGGATTTCGAAAAGGTTATTT
Coding sequences:
- the nikB gene encoding nickel ABC transporter permease subunit NikB → MVIYLIKRLFAVVPIILFAIFLMFVLVRLSPVDPAQAYLAASNIHPTEELLTEKRQEFGLDRPLIVQYFQTVADIVRFDFGNSYVTNTPVWQEIATRLPATLQLAFSSILVAIIVSVPLGFLSAVYKNSWLDHFSRLLSYLGASIPQFWLGYVLIFFFAVKLDLFPVEGRGTWQHFVLPSITLSLALIAIYTRLLRASVLEELEEAYVLYGRTRGLKEKGIMVKHVLRISISPMLTGLGMNLGKLLTGTIIVEQVFSWPGFGRFFIEAIFNRDIPVIQSYVVLAACLFIVCNLIVDIIQLYLDPRISREGRTQF
- the nikA gene encoding nickel ABC transporter substrate-binding protein; the encoded protein is MKIHNSKKNLFLALAACAALALSACSDDNAAGSADAETDNPNSITMSWPRDIGPMNPHVYNPSQLITQSMIYEPLVSYEEGGEVKPHLAESWTVSEDGREYTFNLREGVKFTDGSSLTSEVVKKNFDAVLANKNSHSWLGVINVLDKIEVVDELTFKMVLTQAYYPALQDLAVVRPVRMLGEAGFPEDGDTSKGITEPVGTGPWVLDEYKTDEYAVFKRNPDYWGESPELEEVTIKIIPDAETRVLAFEKGELDLIYGEGVVSMDSFNYLKETGEYTTDLSDPVATRTMLVNSTSEKLSDLNVRLALHHGFNKQAMVEGITLGLEEKADSILSSNFPYAQEDIEAIEYDVEKAASYLDEAGWKLESGGAVREKDGQPLELELIYDKTDPIQKAMAETLQAEWSAIGVKLNIAGLELTEQIERRKAGNFDLDFWYNYGAPYDPHSMINVVAEDGWGVAEAHSNLPMKTELDEQVREALASTDETKRQELYGTILTTLQEQSVFIPISYMKKTVAYQNDIESFEFPANRDEHPFNDISVSK